In Archocentrus centrarchus isolate MPI-CPG fArcCen1 chromosome 22, fArcCen1, whole genome shotgun sequence, one DNA window encodes the following:
- the LOC115773078 gene encoding b(0,+)-type amino acid transporter 1-like yields the protein MVDKTQKPEGVQLKRQIGLVGGVAIVSGTMIGSGIFMSPQFVLGYVGSPGASMLIWALSGVLSLFAALSYIEVGTIIPESGGEFIYILRIYGSFPAFFAAITFILLLKPSSIAAMSISIAQYAMAPFYPGCTPPQLAVKCVAAFCILIVAITNALNVRVALRVQVVFLVAKVISLTFIVIGGLVEVIRSSTVFEENFKVENAFKDTQYSLSTLGMAVFQSLWSYSGWYNLNYVTEELNRPEVNLPRAVLIAISLVTTLYLLVNVSYLTVMTPKELVASSAVAVTWGNKVLGSWGWIMSVAAALSAFGSLNGTFFSAGRVCFVAAREGHMPDILSMAHVHRLTPSPALIFTTVISLVVLIPGDFRSIISYSSFTAWIFYGIVLSGLIYLKIKKPDLPRPYKVPIILPILVLIAAIFLVLAPIIDNPQIEYLYVASFILSCVVVYIPFIHYKLCPGVLDRLTAFLQLFLEVAPAEKNL from the exons ATGGTGGACAAAACCCAAAAACCTGAAGGTGTCCAACTGAAGAGGCAAATTGGGTTGGTTGGTGGTGTAGCAATAGTTTCTGGAACCATGATTGGATCTGGTATCTTCATGTCCCCACAGTTTGTCCTGGGCTATGTGGGAAGCCCTGGGGCCAGTATGTTAATCTGGGCTCTGTCAGGAGTTCTATCTTTGTTTGCAGCTCTTTCCTACATTGAAGTTGGGACCATCATTCCTGAATCTGGTGGGGAATTTATTTACATCCTGAGGATCTATGGTTCCTTCCCTGCCTTCTTTGCAGCAATCACTTTTATCTTGCTTCTGAAACCTTCCAGCATTGCAGCGATGTCAATCAGCATTGCACAGTATGCCATGGCTCCATTTTATCCAGGCTGCACACCTCCTCAGCTGGCTGTGAAGTGTGTCGCAGCTTTTTGTATTCTGATTGTTGCCATCACCAACGCCCTGAATGTCCGAGTTGCTCTCAGAGTCCAAGTGGTCTTCTTGGTGGCCAAAGTGATTTCACTGACTTTCATTGTAATTGGAGGACTAGTGGAAGTCATAAGGAGCAGCACTGTGTTTGAGGAAAATTTTAAAGTTGAGAATGCTTTTAAAGACACTCAGTATTCTTTGAGCACTCTAGGAATGGCTGTCTTTCAAAGTCTCTGGTCTTACTCAGGCTGGTACAACTTAAACTATGTCACTGAGGAGCTGAACAGACCAGAG GTGAATCTTCCCAGGGCGGTGCTGATAGCCATTTCTCTGGTGACTACTCTGTACCTGCTGGTGAATGTGAGCTATCTGACGGTAATGACACCTAAAGAGCTTGTGGCCTCAAGTGCAGTAGCAGTTACCTGGGG GAATAAGGTGCTGGGCAGCTGGGGGTGGATCATGTCTGTGGCTGCAGCCTTGTCAGCTTTTGGTTCTCTAAATGGGACGTTCTTCAGCGCCGGCCGTGTGTGCTTTGTTGCTGCCAGGGAGGGACACATG CCAGATATTCTGTCCATGGCCCACGTCcacagactgactccatctccAGCGCTGATCTTCACCACGGTGATCTCTCTGGTGGTGCTGATTCCTGGAGACTTTCGGAGTATTATCAGTTACTCCAG tttcactgcctGGATTTTCTACGGCATCGTCCTGTCTGGGCTCATCTATCTCAAAATCAAGAAGCCGGACCTTCCCAGGCCATACAAG GTTCCCATTATACTTCCTATACTGGTCCTCATTGCAGCGATATTCCTTGTGCTGGCACCCATCATAGACAATCCTCAAATTGAGTACCTCTATGTGGCTTCATTTATCTTGAGTTGTGTTGTAGTCTACATACCCTTCATCCATTATAAGCTCTGCCCAGGTGTGCTGGACAGGTTAACAGCATTCCTGCAGCTCTTCTTAGAAGTCGCCCCGGCAGAAAAAAACCTGTAA